One genomic window of Hyperolius riggenbachi isolate aHypRig1 chromosome 7, aHypRig1.pri, whole genome shotgun sequence includes the following:
- the LOC137526000 gene encoding zinc finger protein 605-like: MVRGPSSKESAAPSPGNTGSGASSDPGLQKPCVGVTKLMVGNLSLKYHPDLDTSRPSDKSFPCSQCKQDFVYYADLLNHRKSHVHPAPPIIPEELHSGENSYRGSATSLGSEISFEEQQIESYYADNISELYESDGSIYSHESAVQGSSLLIAANRVQESETVQSLAPSSDQILSNKKPHSCSEHNLNLVNHSRPHFKGYIYSCSECGDSFVPERQPVTNGKSHTGEKLYVCPVCEEKLLSHGKSHTNEKTYSCFECGVPFVPELPPVAHGRSHTGEKQYWCSVCEEELLSHGKSHIDEKSYSCSECGDSFVPELRPVAHGKSHAGEKLYWCSSHTDEKTYSCSECGKCFVPDALIVTHERSRTCERLYLCSECEKFRDYHIYTLFQNPESDTGRSSTLVSDQVKMR; encoded by the exons ATGGTGAGAGGCCCGAGTTCTAAGGAGTCTGCTGCGCCATCCCCGGGAAATACGGGTTCTGGTGCTAGTTCAGATCCCGGCCTCCAGAAACCATGTGTTGGTGTAACTAAACTTATGGTGGGAAATCTGTCGCTTAAATATCACCCCGATTTAGATACCTCCCGTCCGTCTGATAAATCTTTTCCATGTTCACAGTGTAAACAGGATTTTGTATATTATGCAGATCTCCTCAATCATAGAAAGTCCCACGTACATCCTGCACCACCTATTATTCCTGAGGAATTGCATTCTGGTGAGAACTCGTATAGGGGAAGTGCGACCTCACTGGGATCAGAGATTAGTTTTGAGGAACAACAGATAGAGAGCTACTATGCGGATAACATTTCCGAACTTTATGAGAGTGATGGCTCTATCTATAGTCATGAATCTGCTGTGCAAGGGTCAAGCTTGCTTATTGCAGCAAATCGAGTTCAGGAGTCTGAAACCGTACAGTCTTTAGCTCCATCATCTGACCAGATTCTAAGTAACAAGAAACCACATTCATGTTCTGAGCATAATTTAAATCTTGTCAACCATAGTAGGCCCCACTTTAAGGGATACATATATtcgtgttctgagtgtggggactCTTTTGTACCTGAGAGACAACCTGTGACTAATGggaaatctcacacaggtgagaaattatacgtgtgtcctgtatgtgaggagaaacttctcagtcatgggaagtctcacaccAATGAGAAAACGTATTCATGTTTTGAGTGTGGGGTCCCTTTTGTACCCGAACTACCGCCTGTAGCCCATGGGAGatctcacaccggtgagaagcagtactggtgttctgtatgtgaggaagaacttctcagtcatgggaagtctcacatTGATGAGAAatcatattcatgttctgagtgtggggactCTTTCGTACCTGAACTGCGACCTGTTGCTCATGGGAAATCTCACGCTGGTGAGAAGTTGTACTGGTGTTCT TCTCACACCGATGAGAAGacgtattcatgttctgagtgtgggaaatgttttgtgcctGATGCACTGATTGTCACTCATGAGAGATCTCGCACCTGTGAGAGGTTGTATTTATGTTCTGAATGCGAGAAATTTAGAGACTATCACATTTATACCTTGTTCCAAAATCCAGAATCTGACACAGGACGGTCCTCGACTTTGGTATCTGATCAGGTGAAGATGAGATGA